From Roseburia hominis, the proteins below share one genomic window:
- a CDS encoding DUF1015 domain-containing protein, with amino-acid sequence MATIVPFCGLRPNAFLASKIASLPYDVYSRAEAKKIVENNPYSFLKIDRAETQFDYDINMYSDRVYQKASETLQQMKATGEFIKDSSPCYYIYELVMEGRSQTGIVGCAAIDDYCDGIIMKHEDTRYDKELDRIKHVSICNAQTGPIFLTYRSNDMINGVIFKIKNEEKLYCFTSEDGIRHNVWKVAREEDMNIILNAFKDINQIYIADGHHRAAAAVKVGLSRRKEDSSYKSDEEFDYFLSVLFPDSELMVMDYNRIVIDLNGYTPEEFLERVKVDFKVTVQGSEPYKPKTKGVMGMYLDKKWYSISEKAKTRINSVKDLDVSILQDKILGPILGIVDPKTDQRIKFFGGIRGLKILEMAECGVAFSMYPTSVNELFSVADAGLRMPPKSTWFEPKLRSGLFIHEI; translated from the coding sequence ATGGCAACAATAGTACCTTTTTGCGGACTAAGACCCAATGCGTTTCTGGCGAGTAAAATTGCTTCATTACCGTATGATGTTTACAGTAGAGCAGAAGCAAAGAAAATAGTAGAAAACAATCCATATTCGTTTTTGAAAATTGATAGAGCAGAGACGCAGTTTGATTATGATATAAATATGTATAGTGATAGGGTATATCAAAAAGCGAGTGAGACTTTGCAACAGATGAAAGCTACAGGGGAGTTTATTAAAGATAGTAGTCCGTGTTATTACATTTATGAGTTGGTAATGGAGGGGCGTTCTCAGACTGGTATTGTGGGATGTGCTGCTATAGATGACTATTGCGACGGGATTATAATGAAGCATGAAGATACGAGATATGATAAGGAATTGGATCGAATTAAGCATGTTAGTATTTGTAATGCTCAGACAGGCCCCATTTTCTTGACATACCGTTCAAACGATATGATTAATGGCGTAATTTTTAAAATCAAAAATGAAGAAAAACTATATTGTTTTACTTCGGAAGATGGGATTCGTCATAATGTGTGGAAAGTGGCACGTGAAGAAGATATGAATATAATATTAAACGCTTTTAAAGACATAAATCAGATTTATATTGCGGATGGGCATCATAGGGCAGCAGCGGCTGTTAAAGTGGGGTTGTCTAGGAGGAAAGAAGATTCTTCCTATAAAAGCGATGAGGAATTCGATTATTTTTTGTCGGTTTTGTTTCCAGACAGTGAGTTGATGGTTATGGACTATAATAGGATAGTTATAGATTTGAATGGATATACTCCGGAGGAATTTTTGGAAAGAGTGAAAGTTGATTTTAAAGTAACGGTACAAGGAAGTGAGCCTTATAAACCGAAAACAAAAGGGGTTATGGGCATGTATCTTGATAAAAAATGGTATTCAATATCTGAAAAAGCGAAAACAAGAATAAATTCAGTAAAAGACTTAGACGTTAGTATTTTACAAGATAAAATTTTGGGACCAATTTTAGGTATAGTTGATCCCAAAACAGATCAAAGAATAAAATTTTTTGGGGGAATACGTGGTTTGAAAATATTGGAAATGGCGGAATGTGGTGTGGCTTTTTCTATGTATCCAACCTCGGTAAATGAACTTTTTTCAGTAGCAGATGCAGGGCTGCGGATGCCACCGAAATCAACGTGGTTTGAACCCAAACTTCGTAGTGGATTATTTATTCATGAAATATAG